GTATGCGGCGTATGAATGATTTTGTGAGTGATATGCTGGCCTATTATAAAAATTCCAAATCAATTAATTATTATGAAAATATTGAATTGGATAAATTATTAGACGATATTATTGAAGCACATGCCACGCTATTAAAAGACAATAATATAACTGTTGATATAGATATAAACCAACCCGAAAAGTTCCGCTCCGACCCTATGAAACTTAGGATTATATTGACCAATATTGTTTCGAATGCTATTAGATATATCGACGACAATAAAGGCACGCACACCATTAATATAAAAATAAATACCGATCCTAAACAAGGTGTTTTTATATTTACAGATAATGGAATAGGCATAGCGGAAGAAAGCCAGGAAAAAGTTTTTGAAATGTTTTATAGGGCCACTTTCAATAAGTCAGGTACAGGGCTGGGCTTATTTATGGTACGCGAACTTTTGGGCAAATTGTGGGGTACAGTTAGTTTAGAGTCTGAGGAGAAAGTATATACTACTTTTACCATTATCATCCCTAACCAAGGTTTATCATGAAGCAGTATTTTATTATAATATTTTTAGCATTGATGATATTTGCCTGCGGACAAAACAATAACCAAACATCGAGGCCCGAAACAACAATATCTGCAAAAAAAACAGATGGCAAAGAACTTTTCTTAATGCGTTGCACTACCTGTCATGGCACTGATGGCAACGCTGGACTGGCAGGCTCTGCTAAATTGGGCTCATCAAAATATACAGTAGACCAAATAGTAAATACAATAAAGAATGGGCAGAAAGCGATGCCCAAAGTTGATTTGGAAAGTGAGGAAGAATACCAAGCACTTGCCGATTATGTGCTAACCCTGCGTAAATAAATGCAGCCCGATTTACACCAGATATTAAAACAATATTGGGGTTATAATACTTTCCGCAAAGGACAAGAAGATATTATAAACTCGGTAATAGCAGCAAAAGATACAATTGCTCTATTGCCCACGGGTGGAGGCAAGTCACTATGTTTTCAAATACCTGCTTTAGCTATGGAAGGTATATGTATTGTAGTTTCACCCTTGGTTGCATTAATGAAAGATCAGACTGATAGATTAAAAAAAATAGGCATCAAAGCTGAATTAGTTTACTCTGGAAAATCATCAAAAGAAATTGACCGCATTTTAGATAATTGTATATTTGCTGGCGATATTAAGTTCCTATATACTTCTCCTGAACGCCTACAAAATCCTGTATTTCAAGCCCGGTTTGAAAGGATGAATGTGAACTTGATTGCAGTAGATGAAGCACATTGTATATCACAATGGGGTTATGATTTCCGTCCTGAATATTTGAAAATTGCCGAGCTTCGAAAAATAAAACCCAATATTCCTATTATTGCAGTAACGGCTAGTGCCACGCCTGCTGTAGTGAAAGACATTGCTGAAAAACTTTGGCTCAAAGATCCTATTATATATAAAAGTTCTTTCGAACGTGCAAACTTATCATATGTGGTGCGAGAAACCGATGACAAAACGGGACAGCTTTTACAAATTGTAGATAAGATAATAGGTACTACTATATTATATGCCAATAATAGAAAAGCTACCAAAGAAATTGCTTTACTATTAAACAAAAATGGTTACCAAGCAGATTATTATCATGCGGGATTAACTATGATAGAACGCGAAAAAAAACAGAATGATTGGTTGCAGAATAAAATTAGAATTATGTGTTGCACCAATGCTTTTGGTATGGGCATCGACAAAGCCGATGTGCGACTCGTTATACATTACGAAATGCCCGACTCGATAGAGGCATACTACCAAGAAGCTGGCCGTGCGGGTCGTGATGGCAATAAATCATTTGCAGTTTTGCTCACCCATCCTGCTGATGAAGAAAAGAAAAAAGAAATGCAAGCCGTGCGTTTTCCTGAGTTTAGTTTTATACAAGAAGTATATAATCATTTGTGTTCCCAATTAATGATTCCTTGGGGCGAAGGACAATATAGTAGTTACGATTTTGAAATTGGAGCCTTTTGCAAAAAATATAACTATGATACACAAACAACTTACTCCGCTTTAAAAATTCTCGAGCAAAATCAATGGTTAAAACTAAATGATGCCATCCACGAACCTTCAAAAGTGATGATACTTTCGGATGAATTTACTTTATATAAACTGGAAGTTGAAAACCCTGTATATGATACTTTGCTCAAATTTTTGCTACGCAGTTATGGAGGGATTTTAGATCATTATATCATCATACAAGAAGAACAAATTGCGGCCAAAATAAAATGGACAACGGCACAAGTTATTGAACTGCTCAACAAACTCAAAAAGCTCGAAGTGCTAGACTATACGCCACGCAAAGACAATCCACAAATATATTTTTTGGAAGATCGTATTAAAAAAGAAGATTTATTACTGGATACGCAACTCATCAATTTTCTAAAAACTACTTATATAACTCGGCAAACAAAAATGCTAGAATATACCAAACTTGTGGATGAGTGCAGAAGCAATTATATTAGAGATTATTTTGCAGATGAAGGCATCCTCCTACCCTGCGGTATCTGCGACAATTGTATAGCCAACAGAAAAAAACTCGACAATAATAAAAGCAGCGAAGAAAAATTATTAAAACTATTATATAATAATCCCACCACGATTGCTGACTTGGTAAACAACCAACCCAGCCATATTAAAAACGAACGCTTGGCTGTTATCAGAAAACTTTTGGATGATGGAGAATTGTTGGTGGTGGATGCGAAACTTTGTGTGAAGTAAGCTACAGGTAGTCGGGTGGAACCACCCCTATATCTTGTCATATATTCTCGCAAACTTGCGGGAGAGAAATATACTGCTTCTTATGGCACGTTGCTAAACTCTAACCAAATAGGCCCCTCATTCTCCCCATAGCTATCAGGAGGGATGACAAAAGACCCAAAAGTATGTCCGTGTCTCGACTACAAATATGCCTTAATTAATCAATTAAAAATTATTACCATAATTTTCATGTTTATATCGCGGTCTGTCATTACGATGTATAGACCTGCTTTTGCTGCTAATTTCTCCCCCCATTCTGTAAAAAGTTTCTGATATGTCAAGACCAGTTTCTGTTTTTTCTTTGATTATTTCAGCATCAGTATCGGAGTCAGCATGTTTCTTGAAATTATATAAATGGTTCTAATTTATGAATTGCAAAAATAATTAAAAATCAATGCAGATGCAAAATCTATATATTCTTATCAAATTCCTCATTCTTCCCTTATTTTCGGGTTACGATTGGTATGAATGACAGCAAAAATATAATATTATTTTCTTCATCATCAACTACATAATGAACAATAAATGGAATTTTTTCTATAAGCAAG
This genomic interval from Bacteroidota bacterium contains the following:
- a CDS encoding cytochrome c, coding for MKQYFIIIFLALMIFACGQNNNQTSRPETTISAKKTDGKELFLMRCTTCHGTDGNAGLAGSAKLGSSKYTVDQIVNTIKNGQKAMPKVDLESEEEYQALADYVLTLRK
- a CDS encoding ATP-dependent DNA helicase RecQ, with the protein product MQPDLHQILKQYWGYNTFRKGQEDIINSVIAAKDTIALLPTGGGKSLCFQIPALAMEGICIVVSPLVALMKDQTDRLKKIGIKAELVYSGKSSKEIDRILDNCIFAGDIKFLYTSPERLQNPVFQARFERMNVNLIAVDEAHCISQWGYDFRPEYLKIAELRKIKPNIPIIAVTASATPAVVKDIAEKLWLKDPIIYKSSFERANLSYVVRETDDKTGQLLQIVDKIIGTTILYANNRKATKEIALLLNKNGYQADYYHAGLTMIEREKKQNDWLQNKIRIMCCTNAFGMGIDKADVRLVIHYEMPDSIEAYYQEAGRAGRDGNKSFAVLLTHPADEEKKKEMQAVRFPEFSFIQEVYNHLCSQLMIPWGEGQYSSYDFEIGAFCKKYNYDTQTTYSALKILEQNQWLKLNDAIHEPSKVMILSDEFTLYKLEVENPVYDTLLKFLLRSYGGILDHYIIIQEEQIAAKIKWTTAQVIELLNKLKKLEVLDYTPRKDNPQIYFLEDRIKKEDLLLDTQLINFLKTTYITRQTKMLEYTKLVDECRSNYIRDYFADEGILLPCGICDNCIANRKKLDNNKSSEEKLLKLLYNNPTTIADLVNNQPSHIKNERLAVIRKLLDDGELLVVDAKLCVK